The Glycine max cultivar Williams 82 chromosome 12, Glycine_max_v4.0, whole genome shotgun sequence genome window below encodes:
- the LOC102660802 gene encoding uncharacterized protein: MGKSSSSLKKKRSKKLSKAKASSKSKRSRKSKSKKVRRRKVSPSSSDYDDSKSLDTLASSSSEDSYRRKRDRSRTRKDVKGLRRKARGRSYSSDSSEDSHYARKRKKAKRKNERDEVMKKSSQKKKIKREASVDLMSSRSWSCSTCQDGSASSDDSQCKSRRGRSERKEKDRRRSRGRIGSKKSSRYRARSCSPCSIENSYEVTEEKSVGENNSRRLRSVITVTKEAEEYGELYRNETKEEIVYDHDYPCRSNDSNDGGTKTELDHHTLASEEKLGIEDEAGDMNADLNFTEPELRDRSYNDSSNLKVCSGRTIESMKETSETSGAIVNDDLESILRQRALENLRKFREIQSSAKAPDQKNKIDSLVKQPITNKHELVQGKPVVNDAAAGTKIDKRTLGEETNLPDGRRNLIACPRNNERISNMDKDVSAKCHPAGAPEKVIDSDNPSGTITESSNYNTTNLELTKQAQNSCCDSLQTHASNEAANANLPVTEVDVERNAAKTSHAAIQSVNSNDRNVNVSSEENKSGKLQDESNQGSQFEKKTMNVMRGGEMVQVSYKVYIPNKVPALARRQLKR, from the exons ATGGGGAAATCCTCCTCTTCGCTCAAGAAGAAACGTTCTAAGAAATTATCGAAG GCCAAGGCAAGCAGTAAAAGTAAGAGAAGTAGGAAAAGTAAATCCAAGAAGGTTCGTCGCCGTAAGGTTTCTCCTTCTAGTTCTGACTATGATGATTCAAAAAGTTTGGACACATTGGCTTCCTCTAGTTCTGAAGATAGCTACAGAAGAAAAAGGGACAGATCTCGCACAAGAAAAGATGTGAAAGGTCTTAGGAGGAAGGCTCGAGGACGATCTTACAGCAGTGACAGCAGCGAGGACTCTCATTATgctaggaagagaaaaaaggcaAAGAGGAAAAATGAGCGTGACGAGGTGATGAAGAAATCCTCCCAGAagaaaaagattaagagagaaGCAAGTGTTGATTTGATGAGCAGCAGATCGTGGAGCTGCTCAACATGTCAGGATGGGAGTGCTAGCAGTGATGACAGCCAATGTAAGAGCCGCAGGGGAAGatcagaaagaaaagagaaagacagAAGAAGGTCGAGAGGAAGAATTGGAAGTAAAAAGAGTAGTAGATACAGGGCAAGAAGTTGTTCTCCGTGCAGTATTGAAAATAGTTATGAAGTGACTGAGGAGAAATCCGTTGGTGAGAACAATTCCAGACGGTTACGATCAGTTATTACTGTTACAAAAGAGGCGGAAGAATATGGGGAATTGTATAGAAATGAAACCAAGGAGGAGATTGTTTATGATCATGATTACCCTTGTAGAAGTAATGACAGTAATGATGGGGGGACAAAGACAGAGTTGGATCATCATACACTTGCATCAGAAGAGAAATTGGGAATTGAGGATGAGGCAGGAGATATGAATGCTGATCTTAACTTCACAGAGCCCGAACTTAGAGATAGGAGCTACAATGACAGCAGTAACCTTAAAGTGTGTAGTGGTAGGACAATTGAATCTATGAAGGAAACAAGTGAGACTTCTGGTGCTATTGTGAATGATGACTTGGAGTCAATTCTAAGACAAAGAGCATTGGAAAATCTAAGAAAGTTTCGGGAGATTCAGTCTAGTGCAAAAGCTCCtgatcagaaaaataaaattgatagcCTGGTGAAGCAACCAATTACAAATAAACACGAACTGGTTCAAGGTAAGCCTGTTGTCAATGATGCAGCTGCAGGAACAAAAATTGATAAGCGAACCCTTGGAGAAGAAACTAATTTGCCTGATGGGAGGAGAAATTTAATTGCCTGTCCAAGAAACAATGAAAGGATTTCAAACATGGATAAAGATGTATCTGCTAAGTGTCATCCAGCCGGTGCACCAGAGAAGGTGATTGATTCAGACAATCCTAGCGGAACAATTACTGAATCCTCCAATTACAATACTACCAATTTAGAATTGACCAAACAAGCACAAAATTCTTGCTGTGATTCACTTCAAACACATGCTTCAAATGAAGCTGCCAATGCAAATTTACCAGTGACTGAGGTTGATGTAGAAAGGAATGCAGCTAAGACTTCTCATGCTGCAATCCAGAGTGTTAATAGCAATGACAGAAATGTCAATGTTTCATCAGAAGAGAATAAATCAGGCAAATTGCAAGATGAGTCCAACCAGGGTTCCCAGTTTGAGAAGAAAACAATGAACGTGATGCGGGGTGGTGAAATGGTACAG GTTAGCTACAAGGTCTATATCCCTAATAAAGTCCCTGCTTTGGCTAGAAGGCAACTTAAGCGATGA